Within Candidatus Flexicrinis affinis, the genomic segment GTTACCGTGCGGGTCTTGGCGTCGTAGTACAGCGCGAACATATCGCCGCCGATGCCGGTCGACGCCGGATCGGTCACGTTGAGCATCGCGGCCGTCGCGACGGCCGCATCGGCAGCATTTCCGCCGCGCCGCAGCACGTCGAGGCCGGCCTGCGCGGCCAGCGGGTTGTTGGCGGCGACCATACCGCCCTGCCCCAGCACCATCGAACGGCGCGATTTGAAGTCGTAGTTCATGCGTCGCATGCGATTACTGCCCTGCCGAATCGGTTGTCTTCTGCAAGTTTTGCAGCGGCACGCGGGCCGGCCGTTTGAACGTATAGATCGTGATGTTGGCGTTGACGGGCTGTGCCGCAATCATTTCCCAGCCGACCGCACCAAGCTGGTTCAGCACCGCCGGCAGTGTGGCGTTCTTGAGCTGGTTGTTCAGTTCACCGTTGAGCGTGAACTTCGAACCGCCGTAATTGATACTGGCCTCCATGACGAGATATTCCCAACGCGTGATAGTGGGCGGGCGCTGTTCCATAAGGACGGAACTCCGTTCTATAACATTCTGTTGACAATTACGAACAGAGTGTAGCGCATCCGCCCGCCAAAGTTCACGCGATGCCGGAAGCCAAGTCAGTCCGCCGCGGGGCGCGGGTAGTACTCGTACTCCATATAGCGTGCGGTATGCAGCGCCTGATCCGGGCCGTGCAGCACCTCGATCACGTGCAGCGCCATGTCAATCCCAGCCGAAACACCGGCGGAGGTGATGACCTTGCCGTTGTCGACCCACCGCTGTCCCGGGCGAAGCTGCACATCCGGCGCGAAAGCCGCCAGTTCATCGAACGACCGATGATAGGTCGTCGCGGCCAGCCCGTGCAGAAGACCCGCGCCAGCGAGGATGAACGCGCCGGTGCACACCGACAGCACGTGTTCAGCCGCTTCGCCGCGCTTGGCGACCCACTCCAACGTGGCCGGGTTGTGCATCTCGCGGCGGCGCCCATCCCCTCCCGGCACCAGCACAATGTCCGGTTCCGGCGCGGTGAAAAACGTGTAGTGCGGGTTGATGCTCAGACGATTGCGCGCGGTAATCGGCCGCAGGTCTTCAGCGACGAGGTACACGTCGAAAAGCGGCTCGTCCGTCTGCATGTCACGCGCCACGGCGAACACTTCGTAGGGGCCGGCAAAGTCGAGCACCTCGACATCATCGAACATCACAATCGCAAGTTTGCGGGGCATAGCGTCTCCTCCCGATCTGGCTTGCAGCGATCACGCTGTAGGGTCTGCGGTTAGCGCGGGTAGTAATCGTATTCCATGCTGCGTGCCGTACGCTCAGCCGTGGGCTTGCCGCACAGCTTCTCGACGACATACAGCGCCATGTCGATGCCGGCCGAGACACCCGCAGACGTCACGACCTGTCCGTTGTCGACCCAGCGCTCGCCGCGCCTGAGTGTGACACTCGGCACGATCTCGGCGAGCCGCTCGAACGCGGTATGGTACGTCGTCGCCGACAGTCCGTCGAGCAGCCCGGCCTTTCCGAGGATCATTGCGCCAGTGCAGACGGACAGGATCTGTTCGATCCCGGCGTGCGCCCGCAGCCAGTCCAGAACGCGCGCGCTTTCGCGGACGACAGCCGTGTTGCCGCCGGGGACAAGAATAATGTCCGGGGTTGGGCAGTTCTCGAGCGTATAGTGCGGCACAACGCGGAAATCGCCGCGTGCCGCCACCGGTTCCTGCGTCTCAGCGACAAGCATCACGTCGAACAGGGGCTCGCGCGTGTCCGGGTCGCGGGTCACGGAAAATACCTCGAACGGGCCGGCGAAGTCGAGGACTTCGACCTCGTCGAAGATGAGGATGGCGATTTTGCGGCGCACGGCGGCTCCTGCTCGGGCGGTGGCTGGCACAACTATACCGCGAATCAAAGACGGGCGGCATCGGGCCGCCCGTCAGCGTCCTTCGGGATCGCTAGACCAAACTGTTGAGACCCTCGAAGAAGCGGTCGATCGCCTTCTGCGTCTTTTCCGGCGGCAGGGCATAGCTGAAGCGCGCCCAGTTCTTGCCGGCATCGCTGAAGTACACGCCCGGGACAACCGTGATACCGAACGTCTCACCGAGATACGCGCCGAGGTCGGCGCTGTCAGTGAAACTGGTGCCGTCGGGCCGCTTGCCGTCGGCGATGTAACGCGACAGGTCGATGAAGGCGTAATAGCCGTCGCCCATCACGAAGCGCACACCGGCTTTCTCGAGCGCGGCGCGCAGCACCTTGCGGCTCTGCTTGGTCGGCTCGATGATGCTGGCCGCGGACTTGGCGAAGTCGCCCTCGTAGGCGGCGATCGCCACGGCTTGCGCGTAGTAGCTCGGGACGACGCCGTGCGAGGCTGTGCTGACGATGTGCTTGACGACCTTCGACCCGGCGACGAGCTGGCAGCTGCGGATGTTCGACGCGCCGAGGCTCTTGGTCAGGCCGTCGAGGATCATCACCCGTTCGCGCTTCTCCGGCTCGAACGCCTGCAGCACGGTGTTGATGTCGGTCGGGCCGCCGTCGGTGACCCAGTGATACATCCAGTCGAACAGCACGTAGGCGACACCCGCATCCAGCGCGGCATGCGCCAATTCGATCTGCTCCTCGACGGGCGTGGTGCGCCCGGTCGGGTTGTCCGGCGAGGTGATGACCATGCCGGCGATCTTGCGCCCGTCGCGCCCGGCGAAATCGACCGCCGAACGAATACCGTCGACGGTGTACTTCCAACTCTCGTCCTCGTGGCCGGGGGCATACAGCACGTTCAGGCCCAGTCCGTACGGCCCCCAAGAGTACGTAATCCACGGTACACGGCTGACCATCAACAAATCGCCGACCCGCCCGTGACCGAGCGAGACCATCGCCTGATAGGCCTTGTTCAGCCCATCGCGCCCGCCCTGCACGAACACGATATTCTCCGGCGTCCAGCCGCTGTTGGCCTGCAGCTTCCAGTAGCTGTTGGCGGCCACGTCGCGGAACTGCTTGGTGCCGAACGGCTGATCGTAACCGGTGCCGTGCTTGACCTGCAGCTCGGCGGCACGCATCAGGATGTCGGCCGGCACACCGGGCAGGCTGGCGCCGCCGTCCCCCTGCGACGCATCGTAGACCGGGGCATCGGCGCCGTTGCGCGCCTTATAC encodes:
- a CDS encoding DJ-1/PfpI family protein; translation: MPRKLAIVMFDDVEVLDFAGPYEVFAVARDMQTDEPLFDVYLVAEDLRPITARNRLSINPHYTFFTAPEPDIVLVPGGDGRRREMHNPATLEWVAKRGEAAEHVLSVCTGAFILAGAGLLHGLAATTYHRSFDELAAFAPDVQLRPGQRWVDNGKVITSAGVSAGIDMALHVIEVLHGPDQALHTARYMEYEYYPRPAAD
- a CDS encoding DJ-1/PfpI family protein; this translates as MRRKIAILIFDEVEVLDFAGPFEVFSVTRDPDTREPLFDVMLVAETQEPVAARGDFRVVPHYTLENCPTPDIILVPGGNTAVVRESARVLDWLRAHAGIEQILSVCTGAMILGKAGLLDGLSATTYHTAFERLAEIVPSVTLRRGERWVDNGQVVTSAGVSAGIDMALYVVEKLCGKPTAERTARSMEYDYYPR
- a CDS encoding pyridoxal phosphate-dependent aminotransferase, whose protein sequence is MTEQDNPVYAQDAQYRIPVNDYPAHQTPIPPSRMFELKKALDLYKARNGADAPVYDASQGDGGASLPGVPADILMRAAELQVKHGTGYDQPFGTKQFRDVAANSYWKLQANSGWTPENIVFVQGGRDGLNKAYQAMVSLGHGRVGDLLMVSRVPWITYSWGPYGLGLNVLYAPGHEDESWKYTVDGIRSAVDFAGRDGRKIAGMVITSPDNPTGRTTPVEEQIELAHAALDAGVAYVLFDWMYHWVTDGGPTDINTVLQAFEPEKRERVMILDGLTKSLGASNIRSCQLVAGSKVVKHIVSTASHGVVPSYYAQAVAIAAYEGDFAKSAASIIEPTKQSRKVLRAALEKAGVRFVMGDGYYAFIDLSRYIADGKRPDGTSFTDSADLGAYLGETFGITVVPGVYFSDAGKNWARFSYALPPEKTQKAIDRFFEGLNSLV